The following is a genomic window from Aeromonas sp. FDAARGOS 1405.
ATATTTATAACTGCAAGGACTCTACCCTGACCAAAAGTAGTCAGGACAATACGCAATGATTGAAGTCGGAAGTCGCGAGTGGATACGTGCAACCCTGGCCCTCAGCCTGGGCTCTTTTCTGGTGTTTCTGAACCTCTACCAGACCCACCCCCTGTTACCCCTGATTGCCGAGGTCTTCTCGGTCAACTCCCTCTCGGCCAGCTGGACCCTGGCAGGATGCACAGCAGGCCTTGCCGCCTCCTTGCTGATCTGCGCCAGACTGGCGGATCGCCATGGCCGTCGGCAGGTCATGCTGGGTACACTCACCCTGGCGATCCTGCTCTCACTGTTGATCCCCCTGGTTGAGCAGTTTGGTTCACTGCTGTTGCTACGCATCCTGCAGGGCGCGCTGCTGGCCGGGTTACCAGCCACTGCGATTGCCTATATGGGGGAAGAGTTCAGTAAACGGGCGCTGCTCTCGGCGGTGGGGGTCTATATTGCCGCCAACTCCCTCGGTGGCATTGCCGGTCGGGTGGTCGGCGGCCTGCTGGCGGGCTGGTTTGGCGACTGGCAACATACCTTTCTGGGGATCGGTGTGATCAGCCTGTCACTGCTGCCGCTGGTCTTCTGGCTGCTGCCCCATCAGACCCGCTTTGTGGCGAGCGCCCCCGTTCGCGGCCAATTTGCTCGCGCCTTGCAGCAGCACCTGACCAATCCCTTGCTGGTAGGGGCTTACCTTATCGGGGGACTCAACTTTATGGTGTTTCTGAACCAGTTCAGTTATCTCACCTTCCTGCTGGCAAAGCCCCCATTCTCCTTGCCCACCCAGTGGCTCGGCATGCTGTTTCTCACCTATCTCTCGGGGACGGTGGCCTCCTCACTGAGCGGCCGCTTTGCCAACCGCTGGGGGGCACAACGCATGCTGCTGGTCGGGATCGCCCTGATGGCCCTCGGCAGTCTATGGCTACTGCAAGCTAGCCTGCTCGGGATCCTGAGTGGCTTGCTGATCTCCAGCTTCGGCTTTTTCCTGGCACACGCCTGCGCTAGTGCCTGGGTTGGTCATCATGTCGAACACAACCGCGCCCTCGCCTCCTCTCTCTATCTGGTAGCCTACTATCTGGGAGCCAGTCTGGGGGGACTTTACCTACACCCCTTCTGGGAGCAGGGCGAGCTGGGCGGTCTGGTCATGGGTATTGAACTGGTCCTCATCTTGACGGCCGGCTTGAGCCTCTGGCTCGGCCGTCTCAAGCAGCGAAGCCAATCGCCACTGCCCGCCCAGCAACCCCACCGACACGGGTAACAGGCTCAGCGCAAACAGGGTCACCCACGAGCAGATAGCGCTCTCGCAACCCAGCACCGCCAGATAGC
Proteins encoded in this region:
- a CDS encoding MFS transporter, translating into MIEVGSREWIRATLALSLGSFLVFLNLYQTHPLLPLIAEVFSVNSLSASWTLAGCTAGLAASLLICARLADRHGRRQVMLGTLTLAILLSLLIPLVEQFGSLLLLRILQGALLAGLPATAIAYMGEEFSKRALLSAVGVYIAANSLGGIAGRVVGGLLAGWFGDWQHTFLGIGVISLSLLPLVFWLLPHQTRFVASAPVRGQFARALQQHLTNPLLVGAYLIGGLNFMVFLNQFSYLTFLLAKPPFSLPTQWLGMLFLTYLSGTVASSLSGRFANRWGAQRMLLVGIALMALGSLWLLQASLLGILSGLLISSFGFFLAHACASAWVGHHVEHNRALASSLYLVAYYLGASLGGLYLHPFWEQGELGGLVMGIELVLILTAGLSLWLGRLKQRSQSPLPAQQPHRHG